A single window of Bradyrhizobium daqingense DNA harbors:
- the recJ gene encoding single-stranded-DNA-specific exonuclease RecJ, which translates to MTPPATALPVEAPQAFLGVTRSLTDKLWRDRLDARGAAKALAIVQRHQLPELLARVLAGRGVDIDTVPDFLDPTIRKLLPDPFTVTEMEAAAQRIADAATRGEKVAIFGDYDVDGATSAALLAWHLRHCGLDPLIHIPDRIFEGYGPNTEAVRALAAKGATLLITVDCGTTSIEPLAEAKRLGMSVVVIDHHQCGLDLPEVDALVNPNRPDDLSGLGHLAAVGLVLVTLVAVNRELRQRGFWSSEMPEPDLLGMLHHVALGTVADVAPLIGLNRAFVAKGLIAMRRRDHVGHTALMDVARLNGPPEAWHLGFMLGPRVNAGGRIGRADLGVRLLLEGDSVEAARIAAELDRLNNERRVIEQAAEAQAEAEALASIGLEDKLGVIVTASEGWHPGVVGLVASRLKEKFSRPAFAIALEPGGIGTGSGRSIAGVDLGKAVRQAVADGILLKGGGHAMAAGVTLRKEKLAEFRAYIEQALARDVAEARHVNELYVDGAVSARAVTPELAATLNRAGPFGSGNPEPVLALPAHQLVHADEVGQAHLRLRFKSGDGAIVNGIAFRSVGQKLGNALLANRGQQLHVAGSLSVDRYQGVERVQFRVVDIALPDQGPSVIR; encoded by the coding sequence AGCGCCCCAGGCGTTCCTGGGGGTGACGCGCTCGCTCACCGACAAGCTGTGGCGCGACCGGCTCGATGCCCGCGGGGCGGCGAAGGCGCTCGCCATCGTGCAGCGGCACCAATTGCCGGAGCTGCTGGCGCGGGTGCTGGCGGGCCGCGGCGTCGACATCGACACCGTGCCGGACTTCCTTGATCCGACCATCCGGAAGCTGTTGCCGGACCCGTTCACGGTGACGGAGATGGAAGCTGCCGCCCAGCGGATCGCCGATGCCGCGACCCGGGGCGAGAAGGTTGCGATCTTCGGCGATTACGACGTCGACGGCGCGACCTCGGCTGCGCTGCTCGCCTGGCACCTGCGCCATTGCGGGCTCGATCCCCTGATCCACATTCCCGATCGCATCTTCGAGGGCTACGGCCCCAACACGGAAGCGGTGCGCGCGCTGGCTGCAAAGGGCGCCACGCTGCTGATCACCGTCGATTGCGGCACCACCAGCATCGAGCCACTGGCCGAGGCCAAGCGCCTCGGCATGTCCGTGGTCGTGATCGACCATCACCAATGCGGCCTCGATCTCCCCGAGGTCGATGCGCTGGTCAATCCGAACCGGCCCGACGATCTCTCGGGCCTCGGCCATCTTGCGGCGGTCGGTCTCGTGCTCGTGACGCTGGTTGCCGTCAACCGCGAGCTGCGCCAGCGCGGTTTCTGGAGCAGCGAGATGCCCGAGCCCGATCTGCTCGGCATGCTGCATCACGTCGCGCTCGGCACCGTCGCCGACGTCGCCCCGCTGATCGGTCTCAACCGCGCATTCGTCGCAAAAGGGCTGATCGCGATGCGGCGACGCGACCATGTCGGGCATACCGCACTGATGGACGTGGCGCGGCTCAACGGCCCGCCGGAGGCCTGGCATCTCGGCTTCATGCTGGGGCCGCGCGTCAATGCCGGCGGCCGTATCGGCCGGGCCGATCTCGGCGTGCGGCTGCTGCTCGAAGGCGACAGCGTCGAGGCAGCGCGGATCGCCGCCGAGCTCGACCGCCTCAACAACGAGCGCCGCGTCATCGAGCAGGCGGCGGAAGCGCAAGCCGAAGCCGAGGCGCTCGCCTCGATCGGGCTGGAGGACAAGCTCGGCGTGATCGTGACGGCGTCAGAGGGATGGCATCCCGGCGTGGTCGGCCTCGTTGCCTCCCGCTTGAAGGAGAAGTTTTCGCGGCCGGCTTTTGCCATCGCACTGGAGCCCGGCGGCATCGGCACCGGATCGGGCCGCTCGATCGCCGGCGTCGATCTCGGCAAGGCCGTACGCCAGGCGGTCGCTGACGGCATTCTGCTCAAGGGCGGCGGCCATGCGATGGCCGCGGGCGTGACGTTGCGGAAAGAGAAGCTTGCCGAATTCCGTGCCTATATCGAGCAGGCTCTGGCGCGCGACGTTGCTGAAGCCCGCCACGTCAACGAGCTCTATGTCGACGGCGCGGTTTCTGCACGCGCGGTGACGCCAGAGCTTGCGGCCACCCTCAACCGCGCCGGTCCGTTCGGGAGCGGCAATCCCGAGCCGGTGCTGGCCTTGCCGGCGCATCAGCTCGTCCATGCTGACGAGGTCGGGCAGGCGCATCTGCGCCTGCGGTTCAAGTCGGGCGATGGCGCCATCGTCAACGGCATCGCGTTCCGCTCCGTCGGGCAGAAGCTCGGCAATGCGCTGCTGGCCAATCGTGGTCAGCAATTGCACGTCGCGGGATCATTGTCGGTCGATCGCTACCAGGGCGTCGAGCGCGTGCAATTCCGTGTCGTCGACATCGCGTTACCGGACCAGGGGCCATCCGTGATTAGATAG